From a single Oscarella lobularis unplaced genomic scaffold, ooOscLobu1.1 scaffold_75, whole genome shotgun sequence genomic region:
- the LOC136199342 gene encoding uncharacterized protein, with translation MPRNRQLTSHEIGLIDGLRKCGKNPTEIAAEINRSRGAVRNWIKKLDEGVFEARQWFGRQRKTTSREDRFLRVAALRDRRQSARQLGAQLSAATCKAVSKWTVSPWLSEKEIRARRPRKKPQLTARHRGLRRGWAASHRGWTLDQ, from the coding sequence ATGCCTCGAAATCGACAACTGACAAGCCACGAAATCGGCCTTATTGATGGCCTTCGCAAATGCGGAAAAAATCCGACTGAAATCGCGGCCGAGATTAATCGTTCTCGCGGAGCCGTGAGAAACTGgattaaaaaattagatgAGGGCGTTTTCGAGGCGAGGCAGTGGTTCGGGCGGcagcgaaagacgacgagtcgagaggatcgatttcttcgagtTGCTGCGTTGCGCGATCGAAGGCAGTCGGCAAGACAGCTCGGCGCTCAGTTGTCTGCTGCAACGTGCAAAGCTGTTTCCAAATGGACAGTCTCTCCTTGGCTCTcggaaaaggaaattcgAGCTCGTCGACCGCGAAAAAAACCGCAGCTGACGGCGAGGCATCGGGGCCTCCGACGCGGCTGGGCAGCGTCTCACAGAGGTTGGACTCTTGACCAGTAG
- the LOC136199340 gene encoding ATP-dependent DNA helicase RecQ-like, whose amino-acid sequence MNASVYSPETDEFSAYLSYALNRLEKGSVVLKDEQRSCIKELYQGHDVFLWPPTGFGKSLCYQVIPLLFDWKSASSWERENGQIPSVSSILVIQPLLSLMIDQVGQLRKCGISASILSYGESVPKTFQATQQGVSQCTYLFSSPEALLASNWREVITDAAVSRRVVAVVVDEAHCASKWSRDFRRTYGRLHEIRALVPPRTPFLACTATATVSVRKEVVRSLEMSPCVVISRSPDRPNIFYEARDRTTIELDFQDLLFNLRSKRAAAPRAIVYCQSLNMCADIYAHFHYELGDDSYYSRTAGKKSSNRLFAMFHAGTADSIKKNVLESLNQPDGVVRVVIATIALGMGVDLKDTNLVIHYGAPRSIEDYFQESGRGGRRGTFAKSIVYWKPRDCPLHKIEESIRHREMATVRRYLENTLKCRREQLLTYFNWDSSSQVLSPQNCCDVCLRKA is encoded by the exons ATGAATGCATCGGTTTATAGTCCTGAAACCGACGAATTTTCAGCGTATCTATCGTATGCTCTAAATCGACTAGAGAAAGGAAGCGTCGTTTTGAAAGACGAGCAGCGTTCGTGCATCAAAGAGCTGTATCAAGGCCACGACGTGTTTCTCTGGCCTCCAACTGGTTTTGGAAAATCACTTTGTTACCAAGTAATACCTCTGCTTTTCGATTGGAAATCTGCTTCGTCGtgggagagagaaaatggTCAAATTCCTTCAGTTAGTTCTATCTTAGTTATACAACCTCTTCTTTCCTTGATGATTGATCAAGTTGGTCAATTGAGAAAATGTGGCATTAGTGCGTCTATTCTCTCTTATGGTGAAAGCGTTCCAAAAACGTTTCAGGCAACCCAACAGGGTGTTTCGCAATGCACGTATTTATTCAGTTCTCCTGAAGCCCTCCTGGCATCAAATTGGAGGGAAGTTATAACAGATGCCGCGGTCAGTAGAAgagtagttgcagttgttgtGGATGAAGCTCATTGCGCATCAAAATG GAGCCGAGATTTTCGACGAACGTACGGTCGATTGCATGAAATTCGAGCCCTTGTTCCGCCTCGCACTCCGTTCTTGGCCTGTACGGCTACAGCTACTGTCAGCGTAAGAAAAGAAGTTGTAAGAAGTTTGGAAATGTCTCCCTGTGTTGTCATCTCAAGGTCGCCTGACAGAccaaatattttttatgaGGCACGTGATCGAACGACAATAGAGCTTGACTTTCAGGATTTGCTCTTCAACTTACGCTCTAAGAGGGCGGCTGCTCCACGGGCAATAGTCTATTGCCAATCTCTAAACATGTGCGCCGACATATACGCTCACTTTCACTATGAGCTTGGGGACGATTCTTATTATTCTCGAACTGCTGGAAAGAAAAGCTCAAACCGTCTTTTCGCCATGTTTCATGCTGGCACGGCGGACTCcataaagaaaaacgtgtTGGAGAGCTTGAATCAACCTGATGGTGTTGTGAGAGTAGTCATTGCAACAATAGCTCTTGGAATGGGCGTTGATTTAAAAGACACCAATCTTGTCATACATTATGGAGCACCTCGCAGCATCGAGGATTACTTCCAAGAGAGCGGAAGGGGAGGTAGAAGAGGTACCTTTGCAAAATCAATTGTTTATTGGAAGCCGAGAGACTGCCCACTTCACAAGATTGAAGAGTCGATTCGGCATCGAGAAATGGCGACCGTCAGAAGATATCTAGAAAATACATTAAAGTGCCGCAGAGAACAGCTATTGACTTACTTCAATTGGGATAGTTCTTCCCAAGTCTTGTCTCCGCAAAACTGTTGCGACGTGTGCTTACGAAAGGCATAA
- the LOC136199341 gene encoding uncharacterized protein encodes MALSSAQILQRAATDEDAALGYSALLPQQLEALTAVASGRDVFASLPTGFGQSLCFFALPWMFDTLTAVYRENVVAVAIDEAHLVLWGDTFRKEFSRLRELRSLVS; translated from the exons ATGGCGCTCTCGTCTGCACAAATCCTTCAAAGGGCTGCTACGGACGAGGACGCGGCACTGGGCTATTCCGCTCTTCTACCTCAGCAATTGGAGGCCCTGACGGCAGTGGCGAGTGGTCGTGACGTGTTCGCTTCGCTTCCAACCGGTTTTGGCCAGAGCCTTTGTTTTTTCGCGCTGCCTTGGATGTTCGACACGCTTACAG CTGTCTACCGCGAAAACGTCGTAGCAGTCGCCATAGACGAGGCCCACTTAGTCCTTTGGGGAGACACTTTTCGCAAAGAGTTCTCTCGCTTGCGCGAGCTTAGGAGTCTTGTTTCATAA